Below is a genomic region from Delftia tsuruhatensis.
ACCTCGCACATCATCGGCCTGCCACCCGTGCTGCACTGGGGCAGCGAGGCACTGAAGCGGCGCGTGATCCCCGGCGTGCTGCGCGGCGAGCAGATCTCGGCGCTGGCCGTCACCGAGCCTGGTGGCGGCTCGGACGTGGCCGCGCTCCGGACCACGGCCGTGCGCGACGGGGAGCACTATGTCGTCAACGGCGAGAAGACCTTCATCACCTCGGGCATGCGCGCCGACTGGTTCACCGTGGCCGTGCGCACCGAGCCCGCGAACAAGGGGCCGGGCGGCATCTCGGCCCTGCTGGTCGCGGGCGACAGCCCGGGCCTGGCACGCACCGGGCTGAAGAAGATGGGCTGGTGGGCCTCCGACACCGCCCACCTGCGTTTCGACAACGTGCGCGTGCCGGCGCACCAGCTCATCGGCGCCGAGAACGCGGGCTTCAAGGTGTTCATGAACAACTTCAACCACGAGCGCCTGGTGATGTCCGCCAGCGCCTGCGCCTACGCCGAGACCTGCCTGCGCGAGGCCCTGGAGTGGGCACGTGGTCGCAGCACCTTCGGCGCGCCGCTGGCCGAGCGCCAGGTCATACGCCACAAGCTCATGGACATGTACCTGCGGATCGAGGCCGCACGCGCCATGGTCTACGAGCTGGCCTGGCGCCTGCGCGAAGGCCGGGGCCTGGCCCACGAGCTGGTGGCGCGCACCTGCCTGGCCAAGGTCCAGGCCACGCGCGCCATGCAGCTGTGTGCCGACCAGGCCGTGCAGATCCTGGGCGGCATGGGCTTCATGCGCGGCACGCGCAGCGAGCGCATCTACCGCGAGGTCAAGGTGATGATGATCGGCGGCGGTTCCGAGGAAATCATGAAGGACCTCGCCGCGCGGCAGCTGGGCGTCTGACCGTCCGCTGGCGGCGCCGAAGGCATAGACTGGGCGCCTTCCCTTTTTCGGAACGCGCACACATGACAGCAGACGAACGATTCGCGGCGGCGGCCCGCGCGCTGGGCCACAGCTTCGATGGCGAAATCAAGATCGGCGGCAACTACACGCCCGTGGTGCGGGACGGCCAGCAGCTGTTCATCAGCGGCCAGATCCCCCGCGTCGGCGACGAGGTGCTGTACGTGGGCGCGGTCGGCGAGGCCATCGACCTGGCCGGCGCCAGGACCGCCGCCGCCATCTGCGCCATGCGCGCCCTGGCCTTCGTGCAGCGCGCGGCCGGCTCGCTGGACGCTGTGCGCGCCATCCCCCGGATCACGGTGTACGTGCGCTCGGCGGCCGGATTCACCCAGCAAAGCGAGGTGGCCGACGGCGCCTCTGACCTCATCGCCCAGGTGCTGGGGCCGGTGGGGGCGCACACGCGCACTTCGGTGGGTGTATGGCAACTGCCCAAGGGTGCCGCCGTCGAGGTGGATCTCATCGCGCGCGTGGACTGAGTCCGCCTACCCCGGGCCGGCGGACTCGCCCTCGTGGCGCGCACGCCAGGCCCGCAGCGCCTGGCGGTACGCATCCATGGCCAGGTCGTAGGTGTCGAAGATGCAGGGGTCGCAGCCATTGCCGCAGCAGGCGTCCAGGTCGGGCTGCTCGGGCGGCTGGGGCATGGGGTCGGCGGAATCTGGAATCGGCGCGGTGGTCATGGCGGTGATTGTCTCGCGCCACGGGGTTTCCTGTAGGGCACACAAGCGAACCCGCGCTGCCGACATGCAGCAGCGCGGGTTGCTTCCTGGCGCGTCTTACTGTCCGGTACGCTGCCTGCGTGCCATGCCCATGAAGCCGGCTGCTCCCGCCATCAGCGACAGCAGCAGCAGGCCCCAGCGGTCCAGGGCGGGGATGCTCTGCGCTCCTGCGGGGACTGCAGGCAGGGCCAGGATGACGGGATCGACGAACTCGCCGTTGACCGTCTTGTCGTCATCGCGCAGACCGCCGTCCACGATGGTGTAGCTGACCTGGTTGCCACTGATGGTGGGCGTGAAGGGCTGCCACTTGGGCGTTGCGGTGGCGTCGTACTTCATCAGCTGCGCATTGGCGGGCACGGGAGAGGTGAAGGTCAGTGTCACGGTCAGCGTGCTGCTGGGGGCGCACTGCCTGGCCGTGAAGTCCACGGCGGCCTGCGGGTAGGTGAAGGCCGTCGGCAGCGGGCCCAGCGAGCCGGCCACGGCAGAAGGCGAGGTGAAGCTGGCCGCAGTCAGCGTGCAGGTGGGGCTGCTGTTGGCAATGCCCAGATCCACACCCGAGCCCGATGCGCTTTGCCTGGCCTCGCGCGTTACCGTCACCACATAGGTCTTCTTGGTCGTGCCGTCCTGCGCCGTGACTTCGATGGACACGGTATTGCTGCCCACGTTCAGCACCACCGGGGTGGTTGCCGCTGCGCCGTTGACCAGGATCGTGGCGCCCCCATCGGCAGCGGTGGCTGTCACCGTGATGGTGCTGCTGGCATTGGGCACGGTGGCCGTGTAGGCCAGGGTGCCTGCACCAAAGCCAGGTGCGAGCGTGCCGCTGCTCAGTGCCAGGGCGCCGAGGTCGGCGTTGGTGGAGTTCACCACCAGGGTGTAGCTGGTGCTGCCCGAGGTGAACGGGGCTCCCGTGCCCGTGGAGGAATCCGTGGCCGTGATGGTGAAGGTGAAGCTTCCCGCCGCGGTGGGCGTGCCGCTCAGAACACCAGTGCTGGCGTTGAAGGTCATTCCGGTCGGCAGCGTGCCGCTGCTGGCGTAGGTGTAGGGCGCCGTGCCTCCGCTGGCAGTGAAGGTCTGCCCTGCATAGGCCGTGTTCAGCCTGGCGGTCGGCAGCGTGGAAGCTGCAGGCGTCAGCACCACCGTGGCTGCCGCCACGCTGCCACTGTAGGTGCGCTGGCCGCTGATGCTGCTGTTGTCGGTCGCCTGCACCGTGAAGCTGAAGGGCCCGGCCGCCGTGGGCGTGCCGCTGATCACCCCGGCGGACGACAGCGACAGGCCTGCGGGCAGCGTGCTGCCGCCGGCCGTTGCAAAGGTGTAGGGCGTCGCGCCGCCGCTGGCAGAAAGGGTCTCGCTGAACGAGACGCCTACCTTGGGCGTGCCGGCCAGCGTCGCGGGTGTCACCGAGATGGCCACATAGGTGAACTGGGCGGCCGCGCCTGTGGCGCTGGTGCCGCCTGCCGTGGTGACGCGCACATCGACCGGGCCAGCCGATCCTGCAGGCGAGGTGGCCGTGATCTGCGTGGCGCTGTTGACGGTGAAGCCCGTGGCGGCCGTGCCGCCGAAGGTCACGGTCGTGGCGCCTGACAGATTGGTGCCGGTGATGACCACCGAGGTTCCCCCCGCGGTTGGCCCTGCCGTGGGCGAGACGGACGTCACCGTGGGCATGGCCACATAGGTGAACTGGTCTGCAGAACTGGTGGCGCTGGTGCCGCCGACCGTGGTGACCGTCACATCGACCATGCCGGCGCTGCGCGCGGGCGAGGTGGCGGTGATCTGGGTCCCGCTGTTGACCGTGAAGCCGCTGGCGGCCGTGCCGCCGAAGGTCACGGCCGTGGCGCCGGACAGGTTGGTGCCGGTGATGGTCACGCTGGTGCCCCCAGCGGTAGGCCCTGCCGTGGGCGAGATGGAAGTCACCGTGGGCGCTGACACATAGGTGAACTGGTCGGCCGCGCTGGTGGCGCTGGTGCCGCCCGCCGTGGTCACCGTCACATCGACCGTGCCGGCGCTGCCCGCGGGCGCGGTGGCGGTGATCTGGGTGTTGCTGTTGATGGTGTAGGTGGCGGCCGTGGCGCCAAAGTGCACGGCACCGGTGGCAGGTGCCGCGGAGAAGCCGGTACCGGTGATGGTCACCGTGGTGCCGCCACCTGTGGGACCCGTCGTGGGTGAAATGGAGGTGACCGACGGTGTCGCCACATAGGTGAACTGGTCAGCGGCGATGGCGGGACTGGTGCCGACAATGTTGCTGACGCGGATGTCCACCGTGCCCGTTCCGGCCGGTGCCGTGGCCCTGATGCTGGTGGCGCTGTCGACCGTGAAGCCGGCCGCTGCCGTGGCGCCGAAGTTCACGCCCGTGGTGCCGATGAAGTTCGTGCCCGTGATGGTGACTTCCGTGCCGCCCGCCTGCGGGCCTGCCGTGGGTGCGATGCCGGTGATCGTGGGCGTTGCCAGGTAGCTGAATTGATCGGCCCCGCTGATGGCGCTGGTGCCGCCCGCCGTTGTGACGCGCACATCGACCGTGCCTGTACCCGCAGGCGAGGTGGCGGTGATCTGGGTGGCGCTGTTGACCGTGTAGCCCGTGGCTGGCGTTCCGCCGAAGGTCACGGCCGTGGCGCCGGACAGGTTGGTGCCGGTGATGGTCACGATGGTGCCGCCTGCCTGCGGGCCAAAGTTGGGCGATATGGAGGTCACCGTGGGCACGGGCAGATAGGTGAACTGATTGGCTGCGGCAGTGACGCTGGTGCCACCTGCCGTCGTGACGGTCACGTTCACCGTGCCCGATCCTGCCGGTGCCGTGGCCGTGATCTGGGTGGCGCTGTTGACCGTGAAGCTGGTCGCCGGCGTGCCGCCGAAGCTCACTGCGGTCACGATGGAGCTGCCGATCACGTTGGTGAAGTTGGCTCCGATGATGGTGACCAGATCTCCGCCAGCGGCCAGGCCGCTCGTGGGCGACAGCGCCGTTGCCGTGGGTGTGGCAGGGGGATGGGGGTCCACGGCCAGATCGTCGAAGGCGAAGTTGGCGGGATCGAGTGCAGCGTTGTTGCTCACGCGTACTTCGTCCACATCCGACAGCGCGCCGAGATTGACTGTGACGAATTGCTGGGTCATGGGGAGCGTCTTGGACACGACCACGCTCGCATTGGGCGCGGGACTTCCGTCGCGATAGCCTGTGAACGTGAACTGGGTCATGTCGCCGTAGGCATGGATGCGCACCTGCGCGAGGCTGAAGCGATCCGTGCCATTGGACGACTTGATGATGGCCTTTCCGTCGAGTGACGTCGACGTGATGGCGTCGCCGGACGTGATGATCCCGGGGGAGCCCGTCTGCAGGTCTGCCGCGGAGAAGTACGACCACTGTCCGGAGAAGCGCAGGCCGTTGTAGTCGGTGGCCACGTCCGGGAAGATGCCGTTGGGAGCGCCGGTCCCGAAGTCGATGATGCCCGAGGAAACGGTGGCATGGGCCGGCGCAGCCAGCGCCAGCATCAGCCCCATGAACCACGCAAACCACAGGGATAGCATGCGGGAAGCGGACTTGCGTGCGG
It encodes:
- a CDS encoding acyl-CoA dehydrogenase family protein; translation: MFDSPPLPHYFSPEHEAFRRSLRDFVDREIAPFVNDWDEAGSFPRALYGRMAELGALGLGYPEELGGTEADVFHQFVVAEELARAGCGGLSASLTSHIIGLPPVLHWGSEALKRRVIPGVLRGEQISALAVTEPGGGSDVAALRTTAVRDGEHYVVNGEKTFITSGMRADWFTVAVRTEPANKGPGGISALLVAGDSPGLARTGLKKMGWWASDTAHLRFDNVRVPAHQLIGAENAGFKVFMNNFNHERLVMSASACAYAETCLREALEWARGRSTFGAPLAERQVIRHKLMDMYLRIEAARAMVYELAWRLREGRGLAHELVARTCLAKVQATRAMQLCADQAVQILGGMGFMRGTRSERIYREVKVMMIGGGSEEIMKDLAARQLGV
- a CDS encoding RidA family protein is translated as MTADERFAAAARALGHSFDGEIKIGGNYTPVVRDGQQLFISGQIPRVGDEVLYVGAVGEAIDLAGARTAAAICAMRALAFVQRAAGSLDAVRAIPRITVYVRSAAGFTQQSEVADGASDLIAQVLGPVGAHTRTSVGVWQLPKGAAVEVDLIARVD
- a CDS encoding oxidoreductase-like domain-containing protein, coding for MTTAPIPDSADPMPQPPEQPDLDACCGNGCDPCIFDTYDLAMDAYRQALRAWRARHEGESAGPG
- a CDS encoding IPTL-CTERM sorting domain-containing protein; its protein translation is MSTNHLPARKSASRMLSLWFAWFMGLMLALAAPAHATVSSGIIDFGTGAPNGIFPDVATDYNGLRFSGQWSYFSAADLQTGSPGIITSGDAITSTSLDGKAIIKSSNGTDRFSLAQVRIHAYGDMTQFTFTGYRDGSPAPNASVVVSKTLPMTQQFVTVNLGALSDVDEVRVSNNAALDPANFAFDDLAVDPHPPATPTATALSPTSGLAAGGDLVTIIGANFTNVIGSSIVTAVSFGGTPATSFTVNSATQITATAPAGSGTVNVTVTTAGGTSVTAAANQFTYLPVPTVTSISPNFGPQAGGTIVTITGTNLSGATAVTFGGTPATGYTVNSATQITATSPAGTGTVDVRVTTAGGTSAISGADQFSYLATPTITGIAPTAGPQAGGTEVTITGTNFIGTTGVNFGATAAAGFTVDSATSIRATAPAGTGTVDIRVSNIVGTSPAIAADQFTYVATPSVTSISPTTGPTGGGTTVTITGTGFSAAPATGAVHFGATAATYTINSNTQITATAPAGSAGTVDVTVTTAGGTSATSAADQFTYVSAPTVTSISPTAGPTAGGTSVTITGTNLSGATAVTFGGTAASGFTVNSGTQITATSPARSAGMVDVTVTTVGGTSATSSADQFTYVAMPTVTSVSPTAGPTAGGTSVVITGTNLSGATTVTFGGTAATGFTVNSATQITATSPAGSAGPVDVRVTTAGGTSATGAAAQFTYVAISVTPATLAGTPKVGVSFSETLSASGGATPYTFATAGGSTLPAGLSLSSAGVISGTPTAAGPFSFTVQATDNSSISGQRTYSGSVAAATVVLTPAASTLPTARLNTAYAGQTFTASGGTAPYTYASSGTLPTGMTFNASTGVLSGTPTAAGSFTFTITATDSSTGTGAPFTSGSTSYTLVVNSTNADLGALALSSGTLAPGFGAGTLAYTATVPNASSTITVTATAADGGATILVNGAAATTPVVLNVGSNTVSIEVTAQDGTTKKTYVVTVTREARQSASGSGVDLGIANSSPTCTLTAASFTSPSAVAGSLGPLPTAFTYPQAAVDFTARQCAPSSTLTVTLTFTSPVPANAQLMKYDATATPKWQPFTPTISGNQVSYTIVDGGLRDDDKTVNGEFVDPVILALPAVPAGAQSIPALDRWGLLLLSLMAGAAGFMGMARRQRTGQ